A single genomic interval of Halomonas sp. GT harbors:
- the fliM gene encoding flagellar motor switch protein FliM has protein sequence MSQDDLLSQEEIDALLKGVSGDDEPAAPSSSTQEEVRVRPYDPSTQHRVIRERLHALDFINERFARYFRNGLFNLIRRSADITVESVRYQSFSDFSRNVPVPTNLNLVSMKPLRGSALVVFPPNLVFMVVDNLFGGDGRFVTKSDGREFTNTEQRIIQRLLNLAIDAYQEAWKVVYPLEVFFLRSEVQSKFANITNSPNEIVVNTKFNIEVGNLSSNFQICMPYAMIEPLRDLLANPINDSNHDHDGTWSRRMANELRQSEVELVAEFAQIPSRIAHVMGLKKGDVLPMDIPNTITARVDGVPVMECEYGSQQQQRALRVLRMIDHAAMNNLSSKDFIKGSTRQKAKEPKA, from the coding sequence ATGTCACAGGACGATCTACTGTCCCAGGAAGAAATTGATGCCTTACTCAAGGGCGTCAGTGGAGATGATGAGCCTGCGGCTCCGTCATCGTCCACACAAGAGGAAGTCCGTGTTCGCCCTTACGATCCCTCGACACAACATCGAGTAATTCGTGAGCGTTTACACGCCTTAGACTTTATTAACGAGCGCTTTGCACGCTACTTCCGCAATGGTCTATTCAACTTAATACGGCGCAGTGCCGATATCACCGTTGAATCGGTACGCTACCAGAGCTTTAGCGACTTTTCGCGCAATGTTCCGGTACCCACTAACTTGAACCTGGTGTCAATGAAACCGCTACGCGGGTCGGCACTTGTGGTCTTTCCACCTAACCTAGTGTTTATGGTGGTAGATAACCTGTTTGGCGGCGACGGCCGCTTCGTGACGAAATCGGATGGCCGTGAATTCACGAATACCGAGCAGCGTATTATTCAACGCCTGCTCAACTTGGCTATTGATGCCTACCAAGAAGCGTGGAAAGTTGTTTATCCGTTAGAGGTGTTTTTTTTACGCTCCGAAGTGCAATCCAAGTTTGCCAACATCACCAATTCCCCCAACGAGATTGTGGTGAACACCAAGTTCAATATTGAAGTGGGCAACCTGTCGAGCAACTTCCAGATTTGCATGCCCTACGCCATGATTGAACCGCTTAGGGATTTGCTCGCCAATCCGATTAATGACAGCAACCATGACCACGATGGCACATGGTCGCGGCGCATGGCGAACGAGCTTCGCCAATCAGAAGTTGAGTTAGTCGCTGAATTTGCACAAATACCAAGCCGTATAGCCCACGTAATGGGGCTTAAAAAAGGCGATGTATTGCCCATGGATATTCCCAACACGATCACCGCTCGTGTCGACGGTGTCCCGGTGATGGAGTGCGAGTACGGGAGCCAACAGCAGCAACGCGCATTGCGCGTGCTGCGTATGATCGACCATGCCGCTATGAATAACCTATCGTCCAAGGACTTTATTAAAGGTTCAACGCGACAGAAAGCCAAGGAACCCAAAGCATGA
- the fliL gene encoding flagellar basal body-associated protein FliL — translation MAEASGGSKKLLWIMIVLVLLSSAGAAAAIYLVLDQRGGNTGNDEAQQEVEHVPPVFTRIDPFTVNLADDRYGSRLLYTGITLRVGNEQSKAIIEEHMPQVRSRLLILLSGKQANELTSIEGKEELAQAIISRLNVPLTENQPPLDLREVLFTEFIVQ, via the coding sequence ATGGCAGAAGCAAGCGGCGGGTCTAAAAAACTGCTTTGGATAATGATTGTATTGGTACTGCTTTCGTCGGCAGGTGCCGCGGCAGCTATTTATTTAGTGCTGGATCAGCGCGGCGGAAATACTGGAAACGACGAAGCACAGCAAGAAGTCGAGCATGTACCGCCTGTTTTCACACGTATTGACCCGTTTACTGTCAATCTGGCAGATGATCGTTATGGCTCTCGCTTGCTTTATACCGGCATTACGCTTCGGGTTGGCAACGAGCAAAGTAAGGCGATTATTGAAGAACACATGCCTCAGGTGCGTAGTCGCTTGCTGATTTTATTATCAGGCAAACAGGCTAATGAATTAACGTCCATTGAGGGTAAAGAAGAGCTGGCTCAAGCAATCATCAGCCGCTTGAACGTCCCGCTTACCGAAAACCAGCCCCCACTAGACTTACGGGAAGTGCTGTTTACCGAATTCATTGTGCAATAA
- a CDS encoding flagellar hook-length control protein FliK, with product MTIELLLSMQGQGANSSASSSAAPSSPRATQGMFLQAFTQAASYQARTLTDAPAENTPTVPLSDIVEQLASLDSELDEETLSNIVATVSAQGHAADTFSSGADSVAPTQTLEIASASQEQARSPEQVSSPLASAGSETTQTTNRITIEEVASRLALIASYSTPPTATNVAGSAQPTNPAMPSAAASLSKATTQTSPDQLAPANTLTAATSFLDRTTLAMPAALSDRALATEPTPLAQTQGQDHTQALNAHQLPTAQAATTVTTNSDVSPANGQAAMLPGTPASAAPRDGQVALTGERVTLTPQPTIQATAMQTTEQSALSIPTSGTPQGRSPAPSAGSASVMSPLTANSTATALQDSPASTAPRAGQIAITGERAVAETSRTTPQPTAPQPMATQATAQAALSRTTSETPQGRSPAPSAGSATVLPPVTANSTAATLQDTPASAAPRDGQVALIGERVTAEAPRTATQTSTNAAASVMPPLPANSSATTLPNNTSELAQSSVGALLTSALTATTQQVAGVANAPRPSNVKALPAEAATTPVNVSTPTASLETIPAQPFTTMQPGMHALSPLNTALAPTPTVNADAMAGLLAEVETASATSGASKGSEQVLPASLTTQNQAMPNSPATAALNTPLNSPAWPSQLGQQLIQFAQRGGEHQVKMQLHPAELGPLSITLKVTEQGTQAHFLSSHAPVRQAIEQAIPQLREALAEQGISLGETSVGEQQNPNEQTFAQQTPRKAAGNRGGELGNDSAPSPTEVDDPGSQDGRVDLYA from the coding sequence ATGACTATTGAGCTATTGCTATCAATGCAGGGCCAGGGAGCTAACTCGTCAGCAAGCTCTTCTGCAGCCCCAAGCTCTCCTCGTGCGACGCAAGGCATGTTTCTCCAGGCGTTTACGCAGGCTGCAAGCTATCAGGCCCGCACACTCACTGACGCCCCGGCAGAAAACACACCCACAGTTCCACTGAGCGATATCGTTGAACAATTAGCATCACTTGATAGTGAGCTGGATGAGGAAACACTGTCGAACATAGTGGCCACAGTAAGCGCTCAGGGGCATGCTGCAGATACATTCTCTTCTGGGGCCGATAGCGTTGCGCCAACTCAAACGCTAGAAATAGCATCAGCATCGCAAGAACAAGCCAGGTCACCAGAACAAGTCTCTTCGCCACTTGCTAGCGCAGGCTCTGAGACAACCCAGACAACCAATCGAATTACTATCGAAGAAGTCGCGTCGCGCTTAGCCCTCATCGCGTCATATTCTACGCCGCCGACCGCAACCAACGTTGCGGGTAGTGCACAGCCTACTAACCCTGCGATGCCCTCAGCCGCAGCGAGCTTAAGCAAGGCGACGACCCAGACGTCACCCGACCAACTTGCGCCTGCCAACACGTTAACTGCCGCCACTTCTTTCCTTGATCGCACAACCCTTGCGATGCCTGCGGCGCTGTCTGATCGCGCGTTAGCCACAGAGCCTACTCCACTAGCACAGACACAAGGCCAAGATCACACTCAAGCACTGAACGCACATCAGCTTCCGACGGCACAAGCAGCTACTACCGTGACCACCAATAGCGACGTTTCACCTGCTAACGGCCAAGCCGCTATGCTGCCAGGCACTCCCGCTAGCGCTGCTCCGCGTGATGGGCAGGTAGCGTTAACCGGCGAAAGAGTGACCCTAACACCACAGCCGACGATACAAGCAACGGCAATGCAAACAACGGAACAGTCAGCGCTTTCCATACCAACCAGTGGAACGCCACAGGGTCGTTCACCGGCACCCAGCGCTGGCTCAGCATCCGTGATGTCGCCGTTAACTGCCAATAGCACCGCAACTGCATTGCAAGACTCCCCGGCTAGCACTGCTCCGCGAGCTGGGCAGATAGCGATAACAGGCGAAAGAGCTGTTGCAGAAACATCACGGACAACGCCACAGCCAACAGCACCACAACCAATGGCAACGCAAGCAACGGCACAGGCAGCGCTTTCCAGGACAACCAGTGAAACGCCGCAAGGTCGTTCACCAGCACCCAGCGCTGGCTCAGCAACCGTATTGCCGCCGGTAACTGCCAATAGCACCGCTGCTACATTGCAAGACACTCCCGCTAGCGCTGCTCCGCGAGATGGGCAGGTAGCGTTAATCGGCGAAAGAGTCACAGCTGAAGCGCCACGGACAGCAACACAAACATCAACCAACGCTGCTGCATCAGTCATGCCGCCGTTGCCTGCCAATAGTTCGGCCACCACACTACCCAATAATACGAGTGAGCTAGCTCAATCTTCAGTCGGCGCATTGCTAACCAGTGCTCTGACAGCCACAACACAGCAAGTAGCTGGCGTTGCCAACGCCCCACGCCCATCAAACGTTAAGGCGTTGCCAGCAGAAGCAGCGACCACGCCTGTGAACGTCTCTACACCCACGGCATCGCTGGAAACCATTCCCGCTCAGCCGTTTACGACCATGCAGCCAGGCATGCATGCGCTATCTCCGCTCAATACTGCACTAGCGCCAACGCCGACGGTGAATGCTGACGCGATGGCTGGCTTACTTGCTGAAGTAGAGACGGCGAGCGCAACCAGTGGCGCGAGCAAAGGCAGTGAGCAGGTGTTACCTGCATCGCTGACAACACAAAACCAAGCAATGCCTAACAGCCCAGCGACAGCGGCCTTAAACACGCCGCTTAACAGTCCCGCTTGGCCTTCGCAGTTAGGGCAGCAGTTAATTCAATTTGCCCAGCGTGGCGGTGAGCACCAGGTTAAAATGCAGCTTCACCCTGCTGAGCTAGGGCCATTATCGATCACGCTCAAGGTGACCGAACAGGGCACACAGGCACATTTTTTATCGTCACACGCACCTGTTCGTCAGGCTATTGAGCAAGCCATTCCTCAACTGCGTGAAGCACTTGCTGAACAGGGCATTTCATTAGGCGAAACCTCTGTGGGTGAACAGCAGAACCCGAACGAACAGACTTTTGCCCAGCAGACGCCAAGAAAAGCAGCTGGCAATCGAGGCGGTGAGCTAGGTAACGATAGCGCCCCTTCACCTACTGAGGTGGACGACCCCGGTAGCCAAGATGGTCGAGTAGATCTCTATGCTTGA
- the fliJ gene encoding flagellar export protein FliJ: MSHSQLDMLTGLARDARDKAGKLLAEERQTQQQTEAQLQSLNRYRAEYAERLQTAMRDGIDPATMYNYQQFLASLDAALSRARQALVAQQKRVQQSQQHWQQEQRKLSSYDTLTSRRLSEEHRRQERHEQKSSDDFVTNRLARQPNDKAH, encoded by the coding sequence ATGAGTCATTCACAGCTCGACATGCTGACAGGCTTAGCCCGTGATGCGCGGGATAAAGCTGGGAAATTATTGGCAGAAGAACGACAAACGCAGCAACAAACAGAAGCGCAGCTTCAATCGCTCAATCGCTATCGGGCGGAGTATGCCGAGCGTTTACAGACGGCGATGCGCGACGGCATCGACCCTGCCACCATGTACAACTATCAGCAATTTCTGGCGTCGCTGGATGCCGCCCTCAGCCGGGCACGGCAAGCGCTTGTGGCTCAGCAAAAACGTGTGCAGCAAAGTCAACAGCATTGGCAGCAGGAACAGCGTAAGCTTTCCTCCTACGATACGCTGACATCACGACGCTTATCCGAAGAGCATCGCCGCCAAGAACGTCATGAGCAAAAATCGAGTGATGACTTTGTGACTAACCGTTTAGCCCGCCAGCCGAATGATAAGGCGCATTAG
- the fliI gene encoding flagellar protein export ATPase FliI, producing the protein MSEATCPHLYRWRKALHRTTQRVSQLPHYRTSGRVIRATGMVIEVVGLRVAVGSACRIELPGADGRLNDSDKHAEAEVVGFSGDKLFLMPLEEISGLMPGARVSPLSDGSGHSARRFPIGDDLLGRVLDGNGNPLDDRESVEDTPRATLNATPLNPLSRAPIDAQIDVGIRAINALLSVGRGQRMGLFAGSGVGKSVLLGMMARYTQADVIVVGLIGERGREVQDFIDNILGPEGRRRAVVVAAPADTSPLQRLQGAAYATRLAEGFRDAGRNVLLIMDSLTRYAMAQREIALAIGEPPATKGYPPSVFAKLPGLVERAGNAERGGGSITAFYTVLTEGDDQQDPIADSARAILDGHIVLSRTLAEAGHYPAIDIEASISRAMTAISSPEQLHEARTFKQLFSRYQRNRDLISVGAYSPGHDPRLDEAVNRFPSLERFLQQNIDECATLEASRQALHAVVGG; encoded by the coding sequence ATGAGCGAGGCGACTTGCCCCCACCTCTACCGCTGGCGCAAAGCACTGCACCGAACAACGCAGCGCGTTAGTCAGTTACCTCACTACCGCACCAGTGGCCGAGTGATACGTGCCACAGGCATGGTCATTGAGGTGGTTGGGTTACGCGTGGCGGTGGGGAGTGCTTGCCGCATTGAATTACCGGGTGCAGATGGCCGGTTGAACGATAGCGACAAGCATGCAGAAGCAGAAGTCGTTGGTTTTTCTGGCGACAAGCTGTTTCTTATGCCGCTAGAAGAAATTTCTGGCCTTATGCCGGGAGCCAGAGTCTCTCCGCTTAGTGATGGCAGCGGCCACAGCGCCCGACGTTTTCCGATTGGCGATGACCTACTGGGGCGAGTGCTCGATGGTAATGGCAACCCGCTAGATGACCGTGAAAGCGTTGAAGATACGCCTCGTGCAACCCTTAACGCGACGCCGCTTAACCCGCTTTCCCGGGCACCTATTGATGCCCAGATTGACGTTGGCATCCGTGCCATCAATGCATTACTGAGCGTTGGCCGTGGTCAGCGTATGGGGCTCTTTGCGGGTTCAGGGGTAGGTAAATCCGTGCTACTAGGCATGATGGCTCGCTATACCCAGGCGGATGTTATCGTGGTGGGACTTATCGGCGAGCGTGGTCGTGAAGTACAGGACTTCATCGACAACATCCTGGGGCCTGAGGGCCGCAGGCGTGCAGTGGTCGTGGCAGCGCCCGCGGATACCTCCCCGCTCCAGCGCTTACAAGGGGCCGCTTACGCGACGCGGCTGGCCGAAGGGTTTCGCGATGCGGGGCGAAACGTTCTGCTAATTATGGATTCGCTGACCCGCTACGCCATGGCACAGCGTGAAATCGCACTCGCGATTGGCGAGCCACCCGCCACCAAGGGTTATCCACCTTCGGTGTTCGCTAAGTTACCAGGGCTTGTCGAGCGTGCTGGAAACGCTGAGCGCGGCGGCGGTTCGATCACCGCTTTTTATACGGTGCTAACCGAAGGCGATGACCAGCAGGATCCTATTGCCGACTCAGCCAGGGCAATTCTTGATGGCCATATCGTGCTCTCTAGAACGCTAGCCGAAGCGGGGCACTATCCGGCCATTGATATTGAAGCCTCGATCAGTCGTGCGATGACCGCCATTAGCTCTCCTGAACAGCTTCACGAAGCCCGCACCTTTAAACAGCTTTTTTCACGCTATCAGCGCAATCGTGACTTGATCAGCGTAGGGGCTTATAGCCCAGGGCACGACCCAAGACTGGACGAGGCGGTGAACCGCTTTCCGTCATTGGAACGATTTCTTCAGCAAAATATTGATGAGTGTGCAACGCTTGAAGCATCACGCCAAGCACTGCACGCGGTAGTGGGAGGTTAG
- the fliH gene encoding flagellar assembly protein FliH, producing MSNAKTPEFDRHGSWRRWQMDELAEQTTGSQPGGIPTPSAQQRKVEAAKKAAEQARQREEQERQALYERIRQEAEEAGYQDGLARGHQEGLEQGLNEGRAQAETELEQHIRKTVAPLRSLAKQFSDALERIDETVAHDLAELALATGKQLAADALQESPEQILEIVRELLHTEPPLVGQQRLWLNPQDHALVKEHLGSELQAASWSLQPDDQLARGGCRITSAQGELDATFESRWQSVVAQLRKRHHNSDSPSSS from the coding sequence ATGTCTAACGCCAAAACACCTGAATTTGACCGCCACGGAAGTTGGCGGCGCTGGCAAATGGACGAGTTGGCTGAACAGACGACAGGTTCACAGCCGGGCGGCATACCAACGCCTTCCGCCCAACAACGCAAAGTAGAGGCAGCCAAGAAAGCAGCCGAGCAGGCGCGTCAACGTGAAGAGCAGGAACGCCAGGCACTTTATGAACGCATTCGCCAGGAAGCTGAGGAGGCGGGTTATCAGGATGGCTTAGCCCGAGGCCATCAAGAAGGTCTTGAACAAGGGCTGAACGAAGGGCGCGCCCAGGCAGAGACTGAGTTAGAGCAACACATACGTAAAACTGTGGCGCCCCTACGGTCACTCGCAAAACAGTTTTCTGATGCGCTAGAACGTATTGATGAGACGGTGGCACACGACCTCGCCGAGCTTGCCCTGGCAACCGGCAAGCAATTAGCCGCAGACGCGCTGCAAGAGAGCCCTGAGCAAATTCTTGAGATCGTTCGTGAACTACTCCACACCGAGCCACCGCTTGTAGGCCAGCAACGTCTGTGGCTTAACCCGCAAGATCATGCGTTAGTTAAAGAACATCTCGGTAGCGAGCTACAAGCGGCCAGTTGGTCGCTTCAGCCAGATGATCAGCTTGCACGTGGTGGATGCCGGATCACCAGTGCCCAAGGAGAGCTGGACGCCACGTTTGAAAGCCGCTGGCAGTCAGTTGTTGCTCAGTTACGCAAACGCCATCACAACAGTGATTCCCCATCCTCTAGTTAA
- the fliG gene encoding flagellar motor switch protein FliG: MSSPIAEMTGARKSAILLLALDEDSAAEVFKFLSASEVQDISMEMARLHQVSHEDMKAVLEAFHKETEEFVALNLNSSEHIRSVLTKALGSERATSLIEDILETTGGNSGIDALNLMEASMVSELIRDEHPQIIATILVHLDRHQAADILELFEEKLRNDVVLRIATFSGVQPAALQELTEVLTSMLDGQNLKRSKMGGVRTAAEILNLMNSSQEEVAIETVRSHSEDLAQKIIDEMFLFENLLDLDNRAIQMVLQEVETNSLVVALKGAQEALVDKFLRNMSQRAADLVREDMEARGPIRVSQVETEQKAILQVVRRLADSGEIVLAGGDDEYV, from the coding sequence ATGAGTAGCCCGATTGCCGAGATGACCGGCGCGCGTAAAAGCGCCATCCTCTTGCTTGCACTGGACGAGGATAGCGCGGCAGAGGTTTTCAAGTTCCTCAGCGCCAGCGAAGTACAAGACATCAGTATGGAAATGGCCCGCTTGCATCAAGTCTCACACGAAGACATGAAAGCGGTACTGGAAGCCTTCCATAAAGAAACCGAAGAGTTTGTGGCGTTGAACCTCAACTCTAGTGAGCATATTCGCTCGGTACTCACCAAAGCACTGGGGAGCGAACGTGCCACCAGTCTCATCGAGGATATCCTCGAAACCACGGGCGGCAACTCAGGCATTGATGCACTGAATCTCATGGAAGCCTCCATGGTGTCTGAGCTGATTCGTGACGAACATCCGCAGATTATCGCCACCATCCTGGTTCATCTGGACCGGCACCAGGCGGCCGATATTCTTGAGCTGTTTGAAGAGAAGCTGCGTAACGATGTGGTATTGCGTATCGCAACGTTCAGCGGCGTTCAGCCAGCCGCGCTGCAAGAGCTAACAGAAGTTCTGACCAGCATGCTAGATGGCCAAAACCTCAAGCGCAGCAAGATGGGTGGCGTAAGGACGGCAGCCGAAATTCTCAACTTAATGAACTCGTCTCAAGAAGAAGTGGCCATCGAAACCGTTCGCTCTCACAGCGAGGACTTGGCGCAAAAAATTATCGACGAAATGTTCCTGTTCGAGAACCTACTCGACCTCGACAACCGTGCGATTCAGATGGTGCTACAGGAAGTCGAAACCAATTCCTTGGTGGTGGCCCTCAAGGGTGCCCAGGAAGCGTTGGTCGACAAGTTCCTTCGCAATATGTCGCAGCGGGCGGCGGATCTTGTTCGCGAGGATATGGAAGCCCGAGGCCCTATCCGCGTTTCACAGGTAGAAACCGAACAGAAAGCTATTTTGCAGGTAGTGCGCCGATTGGCTGATTCCGGTGAGATCGTCTTAGCAGGCGGGGACGATGAATATGTCTAA
- the fliF gene encoding flagellar basal-body MS-ring/collar protein FliF — translation MSETGATAGRQNSTTQHAPRSGTADNDTKSPTTAQRTLKQLRGNPLVVLLVAAAASIAIIAALFMWASSPEYRVLYSNLNEADGGRIIAELDSRGVPYQFSEGGQALLIPSEQVHTLRLQLAEQGLPRGGNLGFELMENQAFGISQFAEQVNFQRGLEGELSRSIESLGPVDKVRVHLSMAKPSVFIRDREPAKASVVLTMLPGRVLGEGQVSAIVHMVSSSVPELAPEDVTIVDQNGRLLSSTASQGNDLDGSQLAYIAEVERSYQRRIENILSPILGNDNVRAQVAAQIDFSRREQTSERYAPNQAPNESAVRSRQLSLSYDGEDPLATGIPGALSNTPPGVAPSPINQPDADGEDEDVPENALQNLRQEDVVNYEVDRSIEHIQHRLGQVERLSAAVVVNFRRVINEEGEAEQVALSPEEVAQLERLVQQAMGFSQARGDQVEVVNTPFASVDDSESDVAWWQQPEMLSIASTLGRYLLVALAILLLYLLILRPLIKRYTQPPVMAAAMPGSTFSASVGGESEEDEQENEVSASGENEDTYSSKPKRRRKTSLYEHNLNDLREMAQEDPRMVAMIIRSWMNTHE, via the coding sequence ATGAGCGAAACTGGTGCTACGGCAGGCCGTCAGAATAGTACGACACAACATGCACCCCGCAGCGGAACGGCAGACAATGACACCAAAAGCCCCACGACGGCTCAGCGCACGTTAAAACAGCTGCGTGGCAACCCGTTGGTTGTGCTGTTGGTCGCTGCTGCAGCTTCTATTGCGATTATTGCCGCGCTTTTCATGTGGGCCAGCAGTCCTGAATACCGGGTTCTGTATAGCAACCTGAATGAAGCCGATGGTGGTCGCATTATTGCGGAGCTGGACAGCCGCGGCGTTCCTTATCAGTTTAGCGAGGGCGGCCAAGCGCTGTTAATCCCAAGCGAACAGGTGCACACGCTAAGGTTACAACTTGCTGAGCAAGGACTCCCCCGTGGCGGCAACTTGGGCTTTGAGCTGATGGAGAACCAAGCCTTCGGTATCAGCCAGTTTGCTGAACAAGTTAACTTTCAACGTGGCCTTGAAGGAGAGCTGTCTCGCTCCATTGAATCGCTGGGCCCCGTCGATAAAGTTCGCGTTCACCTTTCGATGGCCAAGCCGTCGGTCTTTATTCGTGATCGCGAGCCCGCCAAGGCTTCGGTGGTACTGACGATGCTGCCTGGGCGTGTTCTGGGCGAGGGGCAAGTCAGCGCCATCGTCCATATGGTATCCAGTAGTGTTCCCGAGCTGGCACCGGAAGACGTCACCATTGTGGATCAAAATGGTCGCCTGCTGTCGTCTACAGCGTCGCAAGGAAACGACCTGGATGGCTCTCAGCTTGCCTATATCGCAGAAGTTGAACGCTCCTATCAGCGTCGTATCGAAAATATTTTGTCTCCCATTCTTGGAAACGACAACGTACGCGCCCAGGTAGCGGCACAGATCGACTTTTCTCGCCGCGAGCAGACTTCAGAGCGCTATGCACCCAACCAGGCCCCCAATGAGTCTGCGGTTCGCAGCCGTCAGCTTAGTCTGTCGTACGATGGCGAGGATCCTCTGGCAACAGGTATTCCAGGGGCATTAAGTAACACTCCTCCCGGTGTAGCGCCGTCGCCTATCAATCAGCCCGACGCTGATGGAGAGGATGAAGACGTACCTGAAAACGCCTTACAGAACCTGCGTCAAGAAGACGTTGTGAACTATGAAGTTGACCGCAGTATTGAGCACATTCAGCATCGCCTTGGCCAAGTAGAGCGCCTATCAGCGGCAGTTGTGGTGAACTTCCGTCGGGTTATTAATGAGGAAGGCGAAGCAGAGCAAGTTGCCCTCAGCCCAGAAGAAGTTGCTCAGCTAGAGCGCCTGGTTCAACAGGCAATGGGCTTTTCGCAAGCGCGTGGTGATCAAGTGGAAGTCGTCAATACGCCTTTCGCCAGTGTTGATGACAGCGAGTCTGACGTTGCCTGGTGGCAACAGCCGGAGATGTTGTCTATTGCCTCAACCTTGGGTCGCTATCTGCTTGTCGCCCTGGCAATTCTGCTGCTCTATCTGCTGATTCTACGGCCACTGATCAAGCGCTATACCCAGCCACCCGTAATGGCCGCCGCTATGCCCGGCAGTACGTTTAGCGCCAGTGTGGGAGGCGAAAGCGAAGAAGATGAGCAGGAGAATGAGGTATCTGCGTCCGGTGAGAACGAAGATACCTACAGCAGCAAGCCAAAACGGCGGCGCAAAACCTCGCTGTACGAACACAATCTTAACGACCTACGTGAAATGGCTCAGGAAGACCCCCGTATGGTCGCAATGATTATCCGCAGCTGGATGAACACTCATGAGTAG
- the fliE gene encoding flagellar hook-basal body complex protein FliE — MSSPAIQSALQQMQGLSTQAAQPIKGEHIATAVGQGSFGSELQASIQRINRLQQAANTKAMAFQAGEPNVELNDVMVDMQKASVAFQMGLQVRNRLVTAYRDVMNMQV; from the coding sequence ATGAGTTCACCTGCTATACAATCAGCGCTGCAACAAATGCAAGGTTTATCTACCCAGGCAGCCCAGCCCATTAAGGGTGAACATATTGCCACGGCGGTGGGCCAAGGCAGTTTTGGTAGTGAGTTGCAGGCGTCTATTCAACGTATCAATCGCTTACAGCAGGCCGCCAATACAAAGGCGATGGCGTTTCAGGCGGGTGAGCCGAATGTTGAGCTGAATGACGTCATGGTCGACATGCAGAAAGCGAGCGTTGCCTTTCAGATGGGACTTCAAGTGCGCAATCGTCTGGTGACGGCTTATCGCGACGTAATGAATATGCAAGTGTAG
- a CDS encoding flagellar protein FlaG yields the protein MGPLLIDELISIATTPYSSNNHQSTNFQPANQQTSLKQTPSIPGVGGDQAELRNISKESLAEPIQRINETFRPRGLEFALSEQSGRVITKVIDRETGDVIRQIPAEEVLLVAERLEELQGRIISLEA from the coding sequence ATGGGCCCCTTGTTAATTGATGAGCTAATATCGATAGCAACAACTCCCTATTCATCAAACAACCATCAATCAACCAATTTCCAACCAGCCAATCAACAAACATCGCTGAAGCAGACACCAAGCATTCCAGGCGTTGGCGGAGATCAAGCCGAGCTGCGCAACATAAGCAAAGAATCGCTTGCGGAGCCTATACAGCGGATCAACGAAACATTTCGGCCGCGAGGGTTGGAATTTGCACTGAGTGAGCAATCTGGGCGCGTCATCACGAAAGTCATCGACCGCGAAACCGGTGATGTTATTCGCCAAATACCGGCCGAAGAGGTACTGCTCGTCGCAGAGCGGCTGGAAGAGTTACAAGGGCGAATTATTTCTTTAGAAGCCTGA